In the Campylobacter lari genome, ATTTTCCAGCTAAGGTTGCACAAAAAATGTATCCTTATGATGGCCAAAGTCAAAAATATTTTTTAGTTAGATTGAAAAATAAAGCTGTTGTTAATTTAAATACTAAAAATCCTGAATTTGATGCATATAAGTTTGCTTCATTAGAAGATGTTTATGATATGATTAACCATTTTAAAAAACCTATATATATTAAGGTTTTAAAATATTTTAAAGAAAGGGGGTATATTTAATGCTGATCGTACAAAAATATGGGGGAACAAGCGTAGGAACGCTTGAGCGTATTGATGAAGTTGCTAAAAGAGTAGCAAAAAGTAAAAAAACTTGCGATAAGTTAGTTGTTGTAGTTTCTGCGATGAGTGGAGTGACTAATGAGCTTATCGATTTTGCACACCATTTTAGTAAAAACCCTTCAGGTCGTGAGATGGATATGCTTTTAAGTAGTGGTGAGCGCGTAACTTCATCTTTACTTGCTATTGCATTAAATGAAATGGGTTTAAAAGCCACTGCATTTTCCGGACGCAATGCAGGGATTATTACAGATGATGTTTATACTAAAGCAAGAATTGAACACATTGATACTACAAATATTAACAAAGCTTTAGATGAAGGATATATCGTAGTAGTTGCTGGCTTTCAAGGTATTGACAAAATGGGTAATGTTACTACTTTGGGTCGTGGTGGAAGCGACTTAAGTGCAGTTGCGTTAGCGGGGGCTTTAAATGCTGATTTATGTGAGATTTATACTGATGTAGATGGAGTATATACTACCGATCCTAGAATTGAACCAAAGGCTAAAAAGCTAGATAAAATTTCTTATGAAGAAATGCTAGAGCTTGCAAGTTTAGGAGCTAAAGTTTTACAAAACCGCTCTGTAGAGCTTGCTAAAAAATTAAATGTGAAATTAGTTACTAGAAGTAGCTTTAATGAAAATGAAGGGACGATTATTACTAAGGAGGAAAATATGGAACAGGCTTTGGTTAGTGGTATAGCACTAGATAAAAACCAAGCAAGGGTTACTTTAAGAAATATTGATGATAAACCAGGTATTGCTGCTGAAATTTTTGGAACTTTAGCAAATGAAAATATCAATGTGGATATGATTATCCAAAATGTCGGAGTAGATGGAGCTACAAATTTAGGCTTTACAGTGCCTGAAAACGAGCTTGATTTAGCAACTAATGCTATGAAAAAAGTTTTAGGTGCTAATGCTAATATAGAAACAGATAGTGCTGTGGTAAAAGTTTCAGTTGTGGGTGTGGGTATGAAATCACATTCTGGGGTAGCTTCAGCAGCTTTTAAAGCTCTAGCAAATGAAAATATTAACATACAAATGATTTCTACAAGTGAAATTAAAATTTCAGTTATCGTGCATGAAAAATACGGCGAATTGGCTGTAAGAGTATTGCATGAAGTTTATAAACTAGATGTATAAATGAGCAATAGTTTTTTAAAATTTACCCTAGAACAAATCCGAGAAAATGGTACTTATACAAGTTGGTTAGAAGAAAGGCGTCTTGAATGGTCGCCTTTGATTGCTTCTAAGTTAGCTTTGCTTTTGCAAGGTTATACTTTTATTGTGATTACTGATGAGCAAAGAGCTTGGTTTGAAGAGTATTTTTTAAGCCAAATTAACGCCAGTTCTACAAGACCTTTGGTGCCTTTTGTGTCTTTAAAAGGAATTTATAATAAAGCTTGTAATACCCAAGAAGATATAGATTTGCTTAATGATCTTTTGAGTATTTCTTTTCCTAACGGTTATGCTTTTTTTTATATAGGAACCAATACAGGGTTTAAATTTAAAATCGCTAATTCTAAAGCAGAAAGTATGCTTTGGCTTTTTGATGAGCAATTGCAAAATAGTTTTTATCTTTCCTCGCGTGATAAAGAATTAGACTATAAACTTATTTCTTTATATAAAGTATTTGAACAAAGCTTAGAGGCTGTACTTTTTTCTAAGGTAGAAATTTGAATCTAAGAAATAAAATCATTATTCATAATGATTTTGAACTAATGCAAGAAAAACTCACAGAAGAATATGGAGCAAAAAATCTTAAATTTTTCATACCTAAAAATCCTGACTTAGAATTAAGACTAAATGACTTAACCTATGATAAAAACGCTCAAGCAACCGCAAAAGCTATTATGAAAGAAAGCTATGTAGCTGAAGCACAAGCTAAAATCATTGTTATACTAGCTAGATCTTTTCGTGAAGAAGCGCAAAATTTTTTACTAAAGCTTTTTGAAGAGCCACCAAAAAATGTATATTTTATCATCGTAGCTCCTTCAAAAAATGTTTTTTTGCCTACTATACTTTCAAGATTTATCGTAGAAAAGCATAAAATTCAAAAAGAAAAAATATCTTTAAATTTGGATCTTAAAAAAATAGATCTTGCTCAAATTGCTTCATTATTAAAACAATATGAAAATATAGACAAGCATGAGTGTTTAGAGCTAATTAGTGCTTTAAGCCATGAGTGCTTTAAACAAGATATAAAATTAAACGATGAAGAAATCGAATTTTTCTACAAAGCTTATGAGTTAGCTAAATTAAATGCAAAGCCAACTATTTTACTAAGTACCATAGCTTTAATTTTACACGAGAGAAAAAATGAAAATCATTAAAATCAATCCTAACACAGACTTTGAACAAATTTCTAAATATATAAAACCACACAAAGCGGGTGAGAAAATTATGAGTGAAAAAACTCAAATTCATTTTTTTCTTATTAAAGAGTTAAGAGCGCCTGCTGCAAATATACTCAAGCAAGATGCACTAAGAGTTGGAGCTGAGCTTGTAACACATAAAGAAGTTATACTAGGTAAAGAACATACTAATGCCTTGCTTATGGTAACGCAAGATCAAGCCAAAAAGCTTATAGAAAAAGAAAAATTACAAGATT is a window encoding:
- a CDS encoding DNA polymerase III subunit delta', with the protein product MQEKLTEEYGAKNLKFFIPKNPDLELRLNDLTYDKNAQATAKAIMKESYVAEAQAKIIVILARSFREEAQNFLLKLFEEPPKNVYFIIVAPSKNVFLPTILSRFIVEKHKIQKEKISLNLDLKKIDLAQIASLLKQYENIDKHECLELISALSHECFKQDIKLNDEEIEFFYKAYELAKLNAKPTILLSTIALILHERKNENH
- a CDS encoding HobA family DNA replication regulator, which encodes MSNSFLKFTLEQIRENGTYTSWLEERRLEWSPLIASKLALLLQGYTFIVITDEQRAWFEEYFLSQINASSTRPLVPFVSLKGIYNKACNTQEDIDLLNDLLSISFPNGYAFFYIGTNTGFKFKIANSKAESMLWLFDEQLQNSFYLSSRDKELDYKLISLYKVFEQSLEAVLFSKVEI
- a CDS encoding aspartate kinase, with the protein product MLIVQKYGGTSVGTLERIDEVAKRVAKSKKTCDKLVVVVSAMSGVTNELIDFAHHFSKNPSGREMDMLLSSGERVTSSLLAIALNEMGLKATAFSGRNAGIITDDVYTKARIEHIDTTNINKALDEGYIVVVAGFQGIDKMGNVTTLGRGGSDLSAVALAGALNADLCEIYTDVDGVYTTDPRIEPKAKKLDKISYEEMLELASLGAKVLQNRSVELAKKLNVKLVTRSSFNENEGTIITKEENMEQALVSGIALDKNQARVTLRNIDDKPGIAAEIFGTLANENINVDMIIQNVGVDGATNLGFTVPENELDLATNAMKKVLGANANIETDSAVVKVSVVGVGMKSHSGVASAAFKALANENINIQMISTSEIKISVIVHEKYGELAVRVLHEVYKLDV